The Ipomoea triloba cultivar NCNSP0323 chromosome 14, ASM357664v1 region TTGCAAGGGAAATGCCCCAAGCCACAATATTTAGATGCATGAAGTAATTTTGAGACGGTAATATAATACCCATGTAGTTCTTGTATATTTATGCAGAATCGCTTGTATATCTTACAATGGAAACATACATGTAAGCACCAGATAACTTACACAAAAGAAGGCTAAGTATGAGAAGGAGGAGACCCGCGCACGAGTAAAGTATAAGCAGCTTGCACCGATGGGGATACACAGGAAATAAGCAGATTGCTAGTGTCAGAACTGGCCAAGAAAATGAGAGAAGTGTTTGCCAGAGAGGCCTTCGTCTCACAAATGTCCATGCAAAAAAGGCATCATTTTCAGAAAACACTTGATCCTGCATACATAAATCAGGGGGAGAAATCATAActacaaaatgacaaaaattaCAAGAAGAATGATATCCTAAATGGGGGGATACAACATATACAGTCAAAATAAAATGGGACCAACCTGCATATAATTCAAAACAACATAGAAAACAAAGAATCTAAACAAAATGATATGCAAATATTACCAAATAACAAAGGGATGCAAAACAAGGACTTCCTAGGGGTTCATCCATATTCTCAGCTTCAAATCATCAAAAACTAGATGATATGCCCAGCCCCTTATCTAGATTGGATGTAcatatagttacttttcttctttatttttaaataaaataatagaacatacttatatcaatttataaattaagTAGCTTTTTAACATCACGTGATTCACTGACTCCGGCATAAGAAATGAGGAAAATGcataatttaaaatgaaagtTGGAGGGCTTACCACAGAGCTGACTGTGTATGTATTACATTATTATAGTACACAAGTCAAGAAGGGAAAATGATGATCTGGGTGCAGAAAAACACTTACATGGTATATCTCCAAGTGTGCAGGCCAAGTAGACAACTTTCTCTTCCCAGGTCGAACAGTTTTTACTACACGGTCACAACGCAGTAGAAGATTTCTTCTAAGAAGAGCATCGGCAATATCTTCAGTTTCCAAATTTTTATCTGAATCTAGTACGTCTTTAAGCTCTGGATGATTTCGCATAAAGCTTACAAAATCCTTTCCTCTAAAATACTCAACTCGAGTTTCCTGTAGGACAGCCCATCTAGACTCCAAGTCCTTGTGATCTCTTACTTTCTCAGCAAATGACTGAAAAACATCCTTCTTTGTAGCTTGTTTCTGGAACTCAGATTTATAACAGAAAAACAATGAGCGCAGTATGGGAAagtatacaataataatatgaaataaCCCCCCGGGAACAATTCCAAGCAGTAAACCAATAACTAGATATGGTGAAAATATCAGTAATAGCACATAAAAAGATGCATGTTCTTTAGTCTTTTAACTTAATAAAACCACCAATAAGGTAAGGTAGGATCCATATTCAGCAGCTAAactttgaataattaaattccAGTTGAGACAGCCTGTTCACTAAATGGtatttttctggaaaaaaaaaaaaaaaaaaaaaaaaaaaaaaaaaaaaacctgaataATGGAGATTGTCTTCAAGTGCATTTTGTTCTCCAAAGTGAAAATGGAAAACAATTTTCCAAGTTTTGGAAACAAGGTTGTTTTACAAAATGGAAAGCACGGTTGAATTTCCACTCCACCAGTTTTTTATGCTCATTTAGAAGCAGTATTTTTCCATTTGGAGAACGCAAAAGTGGGAAAATGAAGTTTTAGAGTGGAAAAAGATTTTCCAAACTAAACAGGTAGAAATTCTCTTCCATCTACAACAGCCACATAGAGCAAAAGGAAGTCAGCTGgattccattttatttatttttacaaatagGCTTACTGACTTATCGACAATCTTTTGCAGATTTTGGCACCACCAAAAGGTATTCACATTTTAATTCCATTCAATCTGATTAGGTGAGAATCAATATcagtaaatttaaaaagaaacatAGCATTAAAGTCCTAAATTCTCTCAGACACAGTCAGTGAGCAAAGAAATAAATCTAGCATCTATAAAACTGTCGTGTCAAGTTTGTAATTAATAAGCAGTTAATTATATGTAAAACTGTATCAGCCCTCAAATGGCAACAGCAAGCATTTTCAGTTTCTCACATATTTTGATGTTCATGCCATAAGAAAGCCTATCTGCACAGTTCTCAAAAAGATTGTTTTTTCGTTACACCCTAAGATgcaaaataaaaggaaaaataacatACTAAATGAGTTTTTTCCTGAGGTCAGATTTTCCTTCCTACACTCTAGAAATAATTTCAATGGCTAGTCTCAGATTCTAGGCAACATCTTTAAAGAGTATAGAGAAGTCAACTTAACAAAAAACATACATGTAGGCAGTAGGCATACCTAATAGAGCACCCCATACAAACAGTCTACTCCTCTTTATACTGACATAATTTGACCCTTGAAGTCATAATATTTCCTACTCACAATTCACAAAGACTTAAAACTTATTAGTATGCTTAAATTTGTTAAGAGATTTGCCTCTATCATATTCAAAGAATTAAAAGCAATAAACCATTTCAGAGTAAATTGCATTGAAATAACCAATATGCCTATTGTCCAACGCTTATTGAATTCAATACATACCAATATTTTTCAAGTATAAAAAGagaacacccaaaaaaaaaaaaaacaaattacctCCATTTTCGTAGATCATCTTGAGAAAATGGAGTGCAataaatatcaatcaataaattCATCTTAAATCAAATCAAAGAAGTAAACTGAAAAGAACTCAGCATTGAATCCATTGATATGAAACACACATATGCACAAGCATCGCCGGGAGAAGAGAGTTGACTATTTACCTTAGAAGGTATATCGGCGGCGGGATTAGAACCGTTGGATGCCAAACCGGAGGATCGCCGGACCCTCTTCTTCTCCGATCCTGCCGGTTTCTTCATCTCTCTGTGTCAGCGAGCTGCGAGGGTGTCTTTTTCGGGTCtgttagaaattagaaatgcAAGAGAATGATTTACGGCGTCGTAAAGTCGAAACCTGAAACACCACACTGTTAAGTGTTAATCAGGGTTTAGGAACGTTTAATTAACTTCTACTTTTAATTGGGCTTTGTTGGACCTTCTGGATTTCAATATGTCAAGCATTGCGCAATAGGtccacaatcattattgcatggaccatggttcacatagctgtgtggatcaaaaataaaaagtacattatttttgtactgaaggtacattatttttacatTGTAGgcacattattttagggtacattatttttgtactgaaggtacattatctgatatatactgtcaaataatgtacctacagtacaaaaataatgtaccttcagtataaaaataatgtactttttatttttggtccatgcaataatttgccataggCCCAATACCTCCAGAGAGTAACCTATTAGAAGGCCCAGCTCAAGCCCGCTAGGTCGGattccaatc contains the following coding sequences:
- the LOC116003574 gene encoding translocation protein SEC62-like; amino-acid sequence: MKKPAGSEKKRVRRSSGLASNGSNPAADIPSKKQATKKDVFQSFAEKVRDHKDLESRWAVLQETRVEYFRGKDFVSFMRNHPELKDVLDSDKNLETEDIADALLRRNLLLRCDRVVKTVRPGKRKLSTWPAHLEIYHDQVFSENDAFFAWTFVRRRPLWQTLLSFSWPVLTLAICLFPVYPHRCKLLILYSCAGLLLLILSLLLLRALVFGTIWILLGKRVWIFPNILAEEATLEDLFQFWPKKDEEEPPKWTARLFYAIVAVLVILLLRHHAPNEAARARYHKRVSNIIDDVLEWSPRLALSGMMEKQGVDPNVTEGSKGSPEKVDPLDDIDVDRDTNLNQDEDVENAGDGDHDESL